One Melanotaenia boesemani isolate fMelBoe1 chromosome 8, fMelBoe1.pri, whole genome shotgun sequence DNA segment encodes these proteins:
- the LOC121643918 gene encoding dynein heavy chain 17, axonemal-like isoform X3: METEQDGPLTLIRTFTLNGLRLDPDRWQEFLSKKNTVTLSGFCSSQDRDWLFLHLQPDSGLRAGLQFPLGVQTKVLCVSKTVPEVVTKETCRRTLRMQETRGGDPLSHVIGLTEEVTCLLLSNAATRERWSQGIAEGALRILERQKNAMLVMKAQVAGHTFLPHPALYHHGNQDYSHHSDGRHEDSHNDHHLHHEDYRSDHHDNGHHDNSSHVESGDLKLPDETLLHACQKMVVEWAELVSKYLQQDWSRLVLDRLSPLPGEEFTFWKNRLQNLLFLHNQLMSPRAQQVAAILQAAGSVYWSTLRTVYRDIQEGVQEAQDIVDNLAPVLQKLEDILQVDFQQLKGKASDIMEEVCLLWGRSKFYCKPERVVVLLQEICNQFIHLSGKFLCGQEVMRALVSAPGPVLEDVRLVIQTLNTLKEAYAQSSALLDNRTHSQDTPSHSWDIPSHLVFFHLDRFMKRLLSIKEVLSVCLQVYQLDQMVLSGVSSTMWTDAVQQVLQEFLLHTRRLSGCCCDPTDPEDLNFEKNLNQFLAQVLDLETWLVSVLSRALEDCSDASSAAKNQLHPLLSRLVKMIQIELAQIELQFYSQKDKLETFYKFRPAAPVGLLWIQQLLQRTGAALKNYLTFQNRHQDSSEGQLVQNRIRQILDLLQDFRESARSDWSAQLDSDCGFIQRLPLIQTTKHGLLEVSCSHRVESVLKGLRYVCRKGEVELRPHIAQLLPCRDDITQTYLRLSHMVSCYNQVFSDTLQVERPLIQDQLQDLNQTLTQLQKKTWSPEGDVTIHGVDQLQTQTVLMFCCTLRETRTNMEAMTTIAQGWAELDLLQRSHDYLLEGGVTEHTCRRIREEGQQLLKLIQVNRSLYKAQESSQTWIDYLDHIDNEVQDGLFQLLHRALHFLSDSMNPQTSSSALLAVRLQLQETGSAFEPLLDGGLSDFLKTTICDIYATAALPPRISRSRHGNYQLLLQQNPGLCALEQEVLHELQQVREEAEHLREGLDRYSHLWLSDRKTMFKDFLKYGRQLAPEELEAGQTPPTLNNFHREMESLSALSSEVSHLDDVIILHGWLQVDLRPFRTSLLSIIYTWRHMYTNYLLESVSNSMQVHTEDEESPSSSTFSVKDIILLLEAAAVELPKHLTAQLQC, from the exons ATGGAGACCGAACAGGACGGACCGCTGACCCTGATCCGGACCTTCACCCTGAACGGACTCAGGCTGGACCCGGACCGGTGGCAGGAGTTCCTGTCCAAGAAGAACACGGTGACCCTTAGCGGCTTCTGTAGCAGCCAGGACCGCGACTggctcttcctccacctgcagccggACTCCGGACTCCGGGCTGGACTCCAGTTCCCCCTAGGAGTCCAGACCAAGGTCCTCTGCGTGTCCAAGACCGTCCCGGAAGTCGTCACCAAGGAGACCTGCAGGAGGACGCTGAGGATGCAGGAGACGAGGGGAGGAGACCCGCTTAGCCACGTGATCGGGCTCACGGAGGAG GTGACCTGTCTGTTGCTTAGCAATGCTGCAACCAGAGAAAGGTGGAGTCAGGGCATTGCTGAGGGTGCTCTGAGGATCCTGGAGAGGCAGAAGAACGCCATGCTGGTGATGAAGGCTCAGGTGGCTGGACACACCTTTCTGCCTCACCCTGCTCtctatcaccatggcaaccaggaCTACAGCCACCACAGTGATGGTCGCCATGAAGACAGCCACAATGACCACCATCTCCATCATGAAGACTACCGCAGTGACCATCATGACAAcggtcaccatgacaacagttCCCACGTGGAGTCAGGAGACCT GAAGCTGCCAGATGAGACGCTCCTTCATGCCTGTCAGAAAATGGTGGTGGAGTGGGCAGAGCTAGTGTCCAAGTACCTGCAACAGGACTGGTCCAGATTGGTTCTGGACAGATTGAGTCCACTTCCTGGAGAGGAGTTCACCTTCTGGAAGAACCGGCTGCAGAATCTGCTCTTCCTGCACAACCAG CTGATGAGCCCCAGAGCTCAGCAGGTGGCGGCTATCCTCCAAGCTGCAGGCAGCGTCTACTGGTCCACTCTGAGAACCGTTTACAGAGACATCCAGGAAG GTGTCCAGGAGGCGCAGGACATCGTGGACAACCTGGCTCCTGTGCTGCAGAAACTTGAGGATATTTTACAGGTGGACTTCCAGCAG CTGAAGGGCAAAGCGTCAGATATCATGGAGGAGGTATGTCTACTGTGGGGCCGGTCTAAGTTCTACTGTAAACCCGAGAGGGTGGTGGTCCTGCTGCAGGAGATCTGCAACCAGTTCATACACCTG AGTGGAAAGTTCCTGTGTGGACAAGAAGTGATGCGTGCTCTTGTATCTGCCCCCGGTCCGGTCCTGGAAGATGTTAGACTGGTTATCCAGACGCTAAACACCCTGAAGGAGGCCTACGCGCAGAGCAGTGCACTGCTGGACAACCGAACCCACAGCCAG GACACGCCTTCACACAGCTGGGACATCCCGTCACACCTGGTCTTCTTCCACCTGGACCGCTTCATGAAACGGCTGCTCAGCATCAAG GAggtgctttctgtctgtctccagGTGTATCAGCTGGATCAGATGGTTTTGTCTGGTGTCAGCAGCACGATGTGGACCGATGCAGTTCAGCAGGTTCTTCAGGAGTTCCTGCTTCACACGAGGCGGCTCTCTGGCTGCTGCTGTGACCCAACAGACCCTGAAGACCTG AACTTTGAGAAGAACCTGAATCAGTTTCTGGCTCAGGTGTTGGACCTGGAGACCTGGCTGGTGTCGGTGCTGAGCAGGGCCCTGGAGGACTGCAGCGATGCTTCATCTGCTGCAAAG AATCAGCTGCACCCTCTCCTGAGCCGGCTGGTGAAGATGATCCAGATAGAACTGGCTCAGATTGAACTTCAGTTCTACAGTCAGAAAGACAAGTTGGAAACGTTTTACAAGTTTCGGCCGGCAGCTCCTGTTGGACTCTTGTGGATTCAACAGCTGCTCCAGAGAACTGGAGCCGCTCTAAAGAACTACTTGACCTTCCAGAACCG GCACCAGGACTCATCTGAGGGCCAGCTGGTTCAGAACAGGATTAgacagatcctagacctcctgCAGGACTTCAGAGAGAGCGCGAGGTCCGACTGGAGCGCCCAGCTGGACTCTGACTGTGGCTTCATCCAGAGACTTCCTTTGATCCAAACAACCAAGCACGGACTCCTGGAAGTTAGCTGCAGTCACAGG GTGGAGTCGGTGCTAAAAGGGCTCAGGTATGTGTGCAGGAAAGGAGAAGTAGAGCTCCGCCCCCACATCGCTCAGCTCCTCCCCTGTAGAGATGACATCACCCAGACTTACCTGAGACTGAGTCACATGGTGTCCTGCTACAACCAG GTGTTCAGTGACACCCTGCAGGTGGAACGTCCTCTGATCCAGGACCAGCTgcaggacctgaaccagacccTGACCCAGCTGCAGAAGAAAACCTGGAGCCCTGAAGGTGACGTCACAATTCATG GTGTGGACCAGCTGCAGACCCAGACGGTGTTGATGTTTTGCTGCACTCTTAGAGAGACCAGAACCAACATGGAAGCCATGACAACGATTGCACAG GGGTGGGCGGAGCTTGACCTGCTGCAGAGGTCACATGACTATCTTCTGGAAGGCGGAGTTACAGAGCACACATGCAGACGGATCAGGGAAGAGGGGCAACAGCTGTTGAAGCTAATCCAG GTAAACAGGAGTCTGTACAAAGCCCAGGAGTCCTCTCAGACCTGGATCGATTATCTGGACCACATTGATAATGAAGTCCAAGATGGACTGTTCCAGCTGCTGCACAGAGCGCTGCACTTCCTGTCTGACAGCATGAACCCACAG ACCTCCAGCTCCGCCCTGTTGGCAGTccgtctgcagctgcaggaaacaggaagtgcgtTTGAGCCTCTGCTGGATGGCGGCCTGTCAGACTTCCTGAAAACCACCATCTGCGACATTTATGCCACTGCCGCTCTGCCACCCAGGATCTCCAGGAGTCGCCATGGCAACTACCAG CTGTTGTTACAGCAGAACCCAGGTCTCTGTGCCCTGGAACAAGAAGTGTTGCATGAGTTGCAGCAGGTGAGGGAGGAGGCGGAGCATCTGAGAGAAGGACTAGACAGGTACTCTCACCTGTGGCTGAGTGACAGGAAGACGATGTTCAAGGACTTCCTGAAATATGGCAGGCAGCTGGCACCTGAAGAGCTGGAGGCAGGCCAGACTCCGCCCACCCTGAACAACTTCCATAGAGAG ATGGAGTCTCTCAGTGCGCTAAGCTCAGAGGTGAGTCACCTGGATGATGTCATCATCCTGCATGGCTGGCTGCAGGTGGACCTGAGACCTTTTAGAACATCCCTATTGTCCATCATCTACACCTGGagacacatgtacacaaactATCTGCTGGAGTCCGTCAGCAACAG TATGCAGGTGCACACGGAGGATGAAGAGTCCCCATCATCGTCCACCTTTTCGGTAAAGGACATCATCCTGCTGCTGGAAGCTGCTGCAGTGGAGCTTCCTAAACACTTGACTGCACAGCTGCAG TGCTAA
- the LOC121643918 gene encoding dynein heavy chain 17, axonemal-like isoform X5 yields the protein METEQDGPLTLIRTFTLNGLRLDPDRWQEFLSKKNTVTLSGFCSSQDRDWLFLHLQPDSGLRAGLQFPLGVQTKVLCVSKTVPEVVTKETCRRTLRMQETRGGDPLSHVIGLTEEVTCLLLSNAATRERWSQGIAEGALRILERQKNAMLVMKAQVAGHTFLPHPALYHHGNQDYSHHSDGRHEDSHNDHHLHHEDYRSDHHDNGHHDNSSHVESGDLKLPDETLLHACQKMVVEWAELVSKYLQQDWSRLVLDRLSPLPGEEFTFWKNRLQNLLFLHNQLMSPRAQQVAAILQAAGSVYWSTLRTVYRDIQEGVQEAQDIVDNLAPVLQKLEDILQVDFQQLKGKASDIMEEVCLLWGRSKFYCKPERVVVLLQEICNQFIHLSGKFLCGQEVMRALVSAPGPVLEDVRLVIQTLNTLKEAYAQSSALLDNRTHSQDTPSHSWDIPSHLVFFHLDRFMKRLLSIKEVLSVCLQVYQLDQMVLSGVSSTMWTDAVQQVLQEFLLHTRRLSGCCCDPTDPEDLNFEKNLNQFLAQVLDLETWLVSVLSRALEDCSDASSAAKLLQMFGFILDRPLIQNQLHPLLSRLVKMIQIELAQIELQFYSQKDKLETFYKFRPAAPVGLLWIQQLLQRTGAALKNYLTFQNRHQDSSEGQLVQNRIRQILDLLQDFRESARSDWSAQLDSDCGFIQRLPLIQTTKHGLLEVSCSHRVESVLKGLRYVCRKGEVELRPHIAQLLPCRDDITQTYLRLSHMVSCYNQVFSDTLQVERPLIQDQLQDLNQTLTQLQKKTWSPEGDVTIHGVDQLQTQTVLMFCCTLRETRTNMEAMTTIAQVNRSLYKAQESSQTWIDYLDHIDNEVQDGLFQLLHRALHFLSDSMNPQTSSSALLAVRLQLQETGSAFEPLLDGGLSDFLKTTICDIYATAALPPRISRSRHGNYQLLLQQNPGLCALEQEVLHELQQVREEAEHLREGLDRYSHLWLSDRKTMFKDFLKYGRQLAPEELEAGQTPPTLNNFHREMESLSALSSEVSHLDDVIILHGWLQVDLRPFRTSLLSIIYTWRHMYTNYLLESVSNSMQVHTEDEESPSSSTFSVKDIILLLEAAAVELPKHLTAQLQC from the exons ATGGAGACCGAACAGGACGGACCGCTGACCCTGATCCGGACCTTCACCCTGAACGGACTCAGGCTGGACCCGGACCGGTGGCAGGAGTTCCTGTCCAAGAAGAACACGGTGACCCTTAGCGGCTTCTGTAGCAGCCAGGACCGCGACTggctcttcctccacctgcagccggACTCCGGACTCCGGGCTGGACTCCAGTTCCCCCTAGGAGTCCAGACCAAGGTCCTCTGCGTGTCCAAGACCGTCCCGGAAGTCGTCACCAAGGAGACCTGCAGGAGGACGCTGAGGATGCAGGAGACGAGGGGAGGAGACCCGCTTAGCCACGTGATCGGGCTCACGGAGGAG GTGACCTGTCTGTTGCTTAGCAATGCTGCAACCAGAGAAAGGTGGAGTCAGGGCATTGCTGAGGGTGCTCTGAGGATCCTGGAGAGGCAGAAGAACGCCATGCTGGTGATGAAGGCTCAGGTGGCTGGACACACCTTTCTGCCTCACCCTGCTCtctatcaccatggcaaccaggaCTACAGCCACCACAGTGATGGTCGCCATGAAGACAGCCACAATGACCACCATCTCCATCATGAAGACTACCGCAGTGACCATCATGACAAcggtcaccatgacaacagttCCCACGTGGAGTCAGGAGACCT GAAGCTGCCAGATGAGACGCTCCTTCATGCCTGTCAGAAAATGGTGGTGGAGTGGGCAGAGCTAGTGTCCAAGTACCTGCAACAGGACTGGTCCAGATTGGTTCTGGACAGATTGAGTCCACTTCCTGGAGAGGAGTTCACCTTCTGGAAGAACCGGCTGCAGAATCTGCTCTTCCTGCACAACCAG CTGATGAGCCCCAGAGCTCAGCAGGTGGCGGCTATCCTCCAAGCTGCAGGCAGCGTCTACTGGTCCACTCTGAGAACCGTTTACAGAGACATCCAGGAAG GTGTCCAGGAGGCGCAGGACATCGTGGACAACCTGGCTCCTGTGCTGCAGAAACTTGAGGATATTTTACAGGTGGACTTCCAGCAG CTGAAGGGCAAAGCGTCAGATATCATGGAGGAGGTATGTCTACTGTGGGGCCGGTCTAAGTTCTACTGTAAACCCGAGAGGGTGGTGGTCCTGCTGCAGGAGATCTGCAACCAGTTCATACACCTG AGTGGAAAGTTCCTGTGTGGACAAGAAGTGATGCGTGCTCTTGTATCTGCCCCCGGTCCGGTCCTGGAAGATGTTAGACTGGTTATCCAGACGCTAAACACCCTGAAGGAGGCCTACGCGCAGAGCAGTGCACTGCTGGACAACCGAACCCACAGCCAG GACACGCCTTCACACAGCTGGGACATCCCGTCACACCTGGTCTTCTTCCACCTGGACCGCTTCATGAAACGGCTGCTCAGCATCAAG GAggtgctttctgtctgtctccagGTGTATCAGCTGGATCAGATGGTTTTGTCTGGTGTCAGCAGCACGATGTGGACCGATGCAGTTCAGCAGGTTCTTCAGGAGTTCCTGCTTCACACGAGGCGGCTCTCTGGCTGCTGCTGTGACCCAACAGACCCTGAAGACCTG AACTTTGAGAAGAACCTGAATCAGTTTCTGGCTCAGGTGTTGGACCTGGAGACCTGGCTGGTGTCGGTGCTGAGCAGGGCCCTGGAGGACTGCAGCGATGCTTCATCTGCTGCAAAG CTGTTGCAGATGTTTGGGTTCATCCTGGACCGTCCTCTGATCCAGAATCAGCTGCACCCTCTCCTGAGCCGGCTGGTGAAGATGATCCAGATAGAACTGGCTCAGATTGAACTTCAGTTCTACAGTCAGAAAGACAAGTTGGAAACGTTTTACAAGTTTCGGCCGGCAGCTCCTGTTGGACTCTTGTGGATTCAACAGCTGCTCCAGAGAACTGGAGCCGCTCTAAAGAACTACTTGACCTTCCAGAACCG GCACCAGGACTCATCTGAGGGCCAGCTGGTTCAGAACAGGATTAgacagatcctagacctcctgCAGGACTTCAGAGAGAGCGCGAGGTCCGACTGGAGCGCCCAGCTGGACTCTGACTGTGGCTTCATCCAGAGACTTCCTTTGATCCAAACAACCAAGCACGGACTCCTGGAAGTTAGCTGCAGTCACAGG GTGGAGTCGGTGCTAAAAGGGCTCAGGTATGTGTGCAGGAAAGGAGAAGTAGAGCTCCGCCCCCACATCGCTCAGCTCCTCCCCTGTAGAGATGACATCACCCAGACTTACCTGAGACTGAGTCACATGGTGTCCTGCTACAACCAG GTGTTCAGTGACACCCTGCAGGTGGAACGTCCTCTGATCCAGGACCAGCTgcaggacctgaaccagacccTGACCCAGCTGCAGAAGAAAACCTGGAGCCCTGAAGGTGACGTCACAATTCATG GTGTGGACCAGCTGCAGACCCAGACGGTGTTGATGTTTTGCTGCACTCTTAGAGAGACCAGAACCAACATGGAAGCCATGACAACGATTGCACAG GTAAACAGGAGTCTGTACAAAGCCCAGGAGTCCTCTCAGACCTGGATCGATTATCTGGACCACATTGATAATGAAGTCCAAGATGGACTGTTCCAGCTGCTGCACAGAGCGCTGCACTTCCTGTCTGACAGCATGAACCCACAG ACCTCCAGCTCCGCCCTGTTGGCAGTccgtctgcagctgcaggaaacaggaagtgcgtTTGAGCCTCTGCTGGATGGCGGCCTGTCAGACTTCCTGAAAACCACCATCTGCGACATTTATGCCACTGCCGCTCTGCCACCCAGGATCTCCAGGAGTCGCCATGGCAACTACCAG CTGTTGTTACAGCAGAACCCAGGTCTCTGTGCCCTGGAACAAGAAGTGTTGCATGAGTTGCAGCAGGTGAGGGAGGAGGCGGAGCATCTGAGAGAAGGACTAGACAGGTACTCTCACCTGTGGCTGAGTGACAGGAAGACGATGTTCAAGGACTTCCTGAAATATGGCAGGCAGCTGGCACCTGAAGAGCTGGAGGCAGGCCAGACTCCGCCCACCCTGAACAACTTCCATAGAGAG ATGGAGTCTCTCAGTGCGCTAAGCTCAGAGGTGAGTCACCTGGATGATGTCATCATCCTGCATGGCTGGCTGCAGGTGGACCTGAGACCTTTTAGAACATCCCTATTGTCCATCATCTACACCTGGagacacatgtacacaaactATCTGCTGGAGTCCGTCAGCAACAG TATGCAGGTGCACACGGAGGATGAAGAGTCCCCATCATCGTCCACCTTTTCGGTAAAGGACATCATCCTGCTGCTGGAAGCTGCTGCAGTGGAGCTTCCTAAACACTTGACTGCACAGCTGCAG TGCTAA